Genomic segment of Triticum aestivum cultivar Chinese Spring chromosome 6A, IWGSC CS RefSeq v2.1, whole genome shotgun sequence:
gatatgttataaagagaatcaccatgtgaattccctcggtttaaatggaccgaagatctatacgatttatttagttgagttgcaaaagaatTAATGATATGATACATGATGACAAGACGCAATGCAAAATATGCAATGaagaatgcaacgaaccaaacaaatcacacgatgaaacccGGAATTCATGAAAGGCACCTGAAGCTccagtcttggggcgtcacacagggtgtgggccccctggccttaatttatttcgccagtatttttatatattccaaaaatattctccgttgatttttcaggtcattctgagaacttttatttctacacaaaaataacaccatggcaattctgctgaaaacagcgtcagtccgggttagtttcattcaaatcatgcaagttagagtccaaaacaagggcaaaagtgtttggaaaagtagatacaatggagacgtatcaggtcactccctggccgtgctcccaacctgaaccgcaacagggagagaggccacgccctgctctatgccgattactttgcgaacaccccgctcttcaagccaGATAAATTATGTCGCCATTTTcatatggcaaggcatgtgttcaatcgtatccgagagggattGATTGCTCATTaaccatacttcgagtgcaagacggatgcccttggcaagcttggattctcctcttaccagaaatgcaccgcagccatccgcatgcttgcatatggaattccaggcgatctggtgaaTGAGTATGTGcatatgagtgagacaacatgtctgatgtcaatgtacaagttctgcaggctgtgatcgaggtgtttggccctgagtacttgaggcagccaactgccgctgatataGAGAGATTGTTGgagaccaacgcagctagaggctttccaggcatgcttggcagcatagattgtatgcactgggagtggaagaactgtccatttgcttggcaggaccagtacaaggggcatgtcaaagcatgcactgtcatattagaagtggtggcttcgcaggatctttggatatggcattctttcttcggcatggcaggttctcccaatgatatcaacgtgctgcagtgttctccagtcttcgcaaggcttgcagaaggccattccctacctgtcaactttgagatcaacggccaccggtacaacaagggatactatctagctgatggtatatatcctcagtgatcaacttttgtgaagacaatctcgaacccCCAAGGTGAGAAGGGGAAGAGATTTGTCCAAATgtaagagagtgctagaaaggatgtggaacgtgcttttggtgtgcttcaatcctgATGGGGTATCGTTtgaaaccctgcactgtcatgggatgaagggGAGCTTTgtgaggtgatgactgcttgtgtgatcatgcacaacatgatcgtcgaggacgagcgtgatgacagTATCTGCGAcaaaggatttgattatcaaggtgaaaatgttaagcccctgcaccaagaaccggccacgtttgaacagtttgtccaattccatcgtgagctgcgtgattggcccactcatttggatcttcaaaatgacttggttgagcacgtgtgggatcacattgacaaccaatagatgtattggttcattttaTATTCATTCAAGataatttcgatttggttgtaaaactattttattagagacaattttgattgggttgtcaaactatttttattttcaaacaattaatatttggacgtgcaaactTGTTTTGATATGAAAATATGAGCATTTTTGACCCTGACGAACAGGATGGGGCAAACAGATGTGGCCGCGCGCTGGGCGTACGACCACCGCATCTCATGACAGGCCCGAACACGACCCCATCGCTTTACCCAAATGAACCGATTCCAGGCAAAGCAGACGTTCGTTtgaggtcgcgcggtggagttggcctgagcTGCTGCCATCGCCGGATCTCTCTCGCAAAGGAAACAAGGGGGATACGTCAAGGACACCAGGTCTGTCCCCCGGATGCAATGCGGCAGTTTGCAACAGgattgaccagtcaacgtttggaGGTAGAAGAGAAGATATGTCAGTCCGTTTCCTATCCAACGGTTCCTATACAATCGACTGAAACTGAAAACGTTTTCAGCTATCTCCTCAAGAATAGGCGGTCCCTACAATTTAGATCTCTTGTTCCACCGTAAAATCCGGCTCCATGGGCTTCTTGAGCGCCCTGCCGTCGCAGCTGTGCCGTCGGCACCTCACGCTCCCTCCCGCCCGCCCGTCGCCTGCCTGTGGCATCATGTGCTCCATGGACGCGCGGCGTCGCTTGTGCCGGCGCCACGCGGCCTGGATGAAGCACGCCGCCCACGTCCGCCACTGGTGCGAGTAGAACCGGAACCTGTGCCGGATCCGCGCGCTGTGCAGGCGCCGGAACTGCGACGCCACGAACCGGAGGTCCTCCGCGACGAGCGCGAACGCCTCGACCACGGAGACGGCCCGCACGGTGCGCGTGGACCGCGGCAGGTACTCGGAAGGCCGCGGGTCCAGCGCCCACGTCAGGAGCTCCTCCCCGCAGAACTCCCCTGCCCCGATGCGGCACGAGTTGAAGAACCCGGACCGCCCCCCCTGCGTCGTGTACGAGTCGAGGTACCCTCGGATGATGAAGAGCATCGAGTCCACGGGGTCCAGCTCGCGCACCAGCCGCGTGCCACGGGTGTAGAGCGCCGGCCGCAGCCGCTCGCAGATGGCCTCCAGCGTCCGCTCGTCCATCTCGTCGAACAGTGGCACTCGCCGGACGAGGTCGAGGCAGAGGTGGCGCTTGATGTCGCGGCGGATGTCCATGGGGAGGTCCTTGAGCAAGGCCTCCTCGTCCACGCCGCGGGTGGCCACCCATTTGTACTGCTGGTACCTCCTCACGCACTGCTTCAGCGGCTGGGGTATCTGCCGGTGGTGCATCCACCGCTCCATGTCCGTCCGCTTCGTCCGCCACTCCTCCAGTCGGATCATCGTCGCTTGAAGATACGACTGCAAAGACAAAAATACTAGAAATGTCAGTTCTTCTACAACTTCTCGTTTATTGTTTGCTGCAAGATTGATGGAGTGGAAGCAAGGAGATCTTACTTGCATGTTGCCAATGAGCAGAGCAAACAATACAAGCCCAAGGATGCCAATGACGATTGCAAAGCTTATCTCTCCAATGTACAAGCTCGTCGCCAGATTCTGTCCCAGGCAACTGAAACATTTTTGTATTAGTTAGAAACATGGCCAATATGTAAATGATACATACTACAGTGTAGCGTGCATGCATGGAGTAATTTCAAACCTGAGGTTCTTGAGTCCCCACCAGAAGCAGTAGAAGTACTTCTGGGTGAAGGCCGACGTGGTGAGCTTATAGTTGAAGGCCTCCGCGTAAATCCCAAACTGGTAGAAACTATTGTCCGGAGTGCACAATCTCGTTATGTTGCTCAGCTCGTACCAGATGGTCCTGTTGCTACTGACGGTGTTGCAGTCGAAGAACTCGGTCCGACACATGGGGCCCTCCAGATTGCACGCCTCTCTCCAGCACGCCTCCTGCCTCTGCACCGAGAAGAGGTACCACAATGCTCCCAGCACGTGGCTTGCCAGCATGTAGAGTATGAGGTTATACGCCGCGCTGGCCCATGCGTTCTCCGTCATGGCTCCAGTCGCCATGACGATCTGCCTCGTGAGCGGGAAGATCTGGAAGAGCCGCGGGAGGTACTGGAAGATGATGCTGAACCGGAGGATATCCTTCCGGTTTGCCGTGGCGGATTCCTTCAGCATAGGCACGACGACCCAGATCACGAACTGTGGATACCGAGGAGAAACACACAAAGTTACAGAAGATTTGTGCAGAGCATTTCAGTTCTTGCGATTCATGGCAAAGAGCACTGGATGTAACCGTCCGTTACCTGTGGTAGAGGCAGCGCGGTGATGAGATCAAACCAGAAGGCCCGTGATAGATACCTCATGGCGATCTTGTATGGCTGGATCACGAGCTCTCCTCTCCCAAACACACGGGAAGACGGGGCGATGAACGCCGTCCGGAAGCGGAGGCAGATGTGGGCCGCGTAGAACACGTCCAGCAGCGACCGTATGACGGAGAGCATGAGCGCCAGCGAGTGCTTGAACTCGATGCACATGTTCTGCTGGGTTCCGGTCAGGTAGAGGAACAGCGGGTCGACGAAGAGCGAGAGCAGGCACGCCGTGAGGAAGATCTTGTTCCACAGGTGGATCACCCGGCCGCGGGGGTCGAAGAAGATGTGGCTGCCAGAGTGCATCAGCGACTCCAGCTCCTCCGAGAAGGCGCGTGACAGCACCCTGTCCCTGATGCTTCTGCACGGCCTCTCCGGGCAGACCCGGGAGCCCAGCTTGCATTTCCTTGGATCGTGAGGCAGCTTGCTGTGGCTCTTGCTTGCTGTTGATGGGATCTCCAGGGAGATTGCTTTCAACTGCTGcacctcgaggtcgttctggaaCCTAGAATTGGTAATGCAGCAGAGAAAATATGTGAGAAAATATATCATCTGAATCTGGAAACAATCAGTCAAACAATTTTTCCTTTTGGAACATATAGTACAGTACACTGCAATGGTGATATTGGTGAAACCTAACACGTAAATCCTTGAGAACTGAAATGTCAAGCCAACAATTTTACCCTGATAAGCAAGGTGATATTGGTCGAGTGGAGGCTCACCTGACGTTTCGTGAACCACAGCATGCCATGCCCGCTCTTTAACAGCTCCTGGTCAAAATTATCACGTATAGAGGCATGAGTAGATAACTTATAAGCAAGAGTATTGGCGTCTTGTGAAAACAGGCACACCACCATTACTGTCTTCTTCAGCCAAAGGGAAAAGTGACGGCAACACTGTGCTGAGCCACGAGAATCAATCGAAAGGCCATCTGCAACTAATTTTACAGGGATCTCGTGATTCTTCTGTACATAAAGGCAGATCGACCAGAGGAAAATTTTGTTGACATTTTTTCATTTGGACAGGCAAACACTGAGAACATGTGATCAGGCTATCAACCTGCATGTGACGCTCCTTTATTGTTTACTTTGGGTCTGATGTTTAAGCTCAAAACCTAGAATGCATGAATCCTTGGCCATTCATTCAGCTTTAATGATTGTGTCCGAAAGGAAAAAATTCGTGAAGTTCGAGTTGTCGCAGATGGACCGTTCGTACAATTTCATACCGCGTATAGAGTTTTAATGACTTCTCATGACAGATAAGAAGGTGGACATTTTACCTCTACTAGGACAGAATATAGTATGATGATCATTTATCTGGTGAATTGCAACTGGCCCTAATGATGCTTCTCAATGATATTGGATTGGATATCATCATCATGGGATGTTGGAGTTTATGAACACAACGAAATGACAAGATTTTCAGGAATGCTGTCCACAGCACCAATAACCGGAGTTTCAACATGAAATAACTACTCAAGATCACTATGATGCACATTAAACCACAAAAGGCAGAACAACTCAAGAACTGGTGCACTgttgaggggaaaccctaggtccggttTCTTCTTGGAGGCACTGTAAAGGCCTGCGGCTGCGCCCCTCTTCGAGCTCAGGGGAAACCCTAAGTCTGGTTCCTTCGGACTGGATGGCGACGGTGTCTCGGCGTCCTCCTTCTTGGAGGCGTTATCTTGCTCCCTCGCGGTGTCCCCTATTTTGGTTCTGGAGATGCTGGTGCTCTTGTTGGTTCGGCATTGCCGCCCTTGGGTCGCGCATGGTAGGTTTAGCTATGTTGTATCCTCCATTCGGGCCGAACATTCCTTGTCTCTATCTGCTTCAGGCATCATGTTCACGTCTGCTGCGTTCGTATCATGTGTTGTACCTCTATTTGTACTCATTCTATTTCTTCTGTCAATGCGATACGCAAACTTTGCATATTCGCGAAAAACTGGTGCACCGTTCATCTGTGAACATGAAAAATTGATTATCCTTCTATTTCCTTTGTGGCCTGGAAAAGGAATTGGTTGATGCAATCTTTATTGAGACTCTCTGTATATTCTGTACGTATAATAATAGAAAATTACCTTTGTCCAAAAATAATAATAGAAAATTACCATAGAACAATTGTTCCATGATCTCGGGGTACCAAAAAATAAAATCATTTCTTTTGACATAATTAAGGTAATATATAAGTTATCTTGAGACGAATAATTAGCAATGATTTCCCACATTTTGCTTTTGCGTAGCGTGACCTGAATCATGTGACGCACAGGTCATGGTTACTTCGCACTAGCAAGTTGCATGTCGATGGAAATGTAGCATTGTGTGACTTTGTCCTGGAATCGATAGCTTTGCAAGGCCTATTTATTTTTCATTGCAAACACGTTCGTGTCTGGCAGcagtgttttgcagaaaacgaTACCAAAGAAAAGTAATTTGTCAGCGATCTCCACTGATGTGTAGGACCAACACATTAGTAGAGCCTTTTTTGTGTGCATAAATTAGTAGTGATTGTTTTTCAGAAAAAAATAGTGTTTTTTTCTAATTATTTCGGCAAACACATCTATAAGTTTAGTACAAAATGATGGCAAGCTGATTGAATGTAAAATAATGATAAACTATTTTAGTAAAAATATTGAGTGCAAAACTATGACAAGTCATTTCAGTAAACAAATTCAGTATGAAACTATGGCAAGCTGTTTCACCAAACAACAATTAACCAGGTTGAATGCACATTTATGGTAAGCCATCTCAACAAAACGATTAAATGCAAAACTatggttatttattttctttaaacAGATTGAGCGCAAAACTATGGCAAGTTGTTATTTCAGCATAGCAGTGAAATTAATAGCGAAAACGAATTAGACATCCAACGCTATTCGAACTCGCACGATGTCTCAATATAAATGCATATGTGCCATGGGAGAGAATTGATAGTCATTATTGTTCGTAaacttgttgagatggcttgccaTAGTCATTTTTTCcataatcgatgaactttttccttCTATTAGACacgtttttctttttccttttttttaaattcGAGAAAAAAATTCTTCACTTTTTTCCGGAAAATGGACGAACTTTTTGTttacaaattcaatgaactttttccataatcgatgaactttttttcaaatctggCGAACTTTTTTtaacttcgatgaactttttttgaattcgatgaacttttttccaaattcgatgaacttttttcaaatccgatgaacttttcttcaaaatcgatgaacttcttttcatattagatgattttttttaaaattcgatgaactttttttaaattcgatgaacttttttcaaattcgatgaacttttttcaaatttgatgaacttttttcgtattcgatgaactttttttgaatccgatgaacttttttttgaattcgatgaaccttttttaaaatccaatgaacttttcttcaaaatcaatgaaccttttttcaaatctgaagaacttttcttcaaaattgataaacttttttcatattcgatgaaccatttttaaattcgatgaacttttttcaaatttgatgaactttttttcgtattcgacaattttttttccaaaactgatgaacttttttgcaaattcggtgaactttttttcgaattcaatgaactttttcctaAGAACCAGAGTATGTACTGTAGAAAACCTGTTGGTTTTTTCCTAAGAGAAATCATGACATAATGTAGCAATTCTGGGGAAGAGAAAAAAAAAGCGATCGAGCGATCGAGTGTGCGGCTAGCGAGCGGGAGCCAGCGCACGTTGCTGGGCCAAGCCCATGCAAGCGACGCAGCGGGCGCTGGGTTCGCTAGCGGGCGCTGAAGGCGCTGGCGACGAGCTCTCCACATGTAGCCCCCACTCAACCCACCCGATAGCTATGTCTCGCCCGTAGCGTCACTATGGCTTTACGTCGCAGTTGGTTTGCTCTTTTCTGATTTTCTACAGGTTTTTTCCAATGTTTTTTATTATAATTGGTTTTCTTAGCTTTTTCACCGGTTTTCttccatttttctttctttctagattatactttggttttctttatttctttcttgggttttgtcaggaccccgactcgatgtcacatcgatctagctggtaacacctcatatcactttgcggcctcacgcacggtatccccacgggtgtcgtcttaccttttcccgggaccgtttgcgccttttggctcacgtatatgatagtgtcgctagcatccatatgataaggagcccgggctgacatgactagtcgtagacccaaagtggcacagacttacagggacaggcatccatgacccagcttcgaacgtgtcggtcatcagcaagtgggtccgggctgtagcactgggctagcaggactccggtaaaccgggctgtagcgggctaacaggactccggtactcaaagcgtgacatttccccgaagggacagacacaggaacgaagaaggacacatgccggccagcctaagtgttccagagcagtagcaagctaccatggctcagcggtaacactaggagacatttcccggtaagagaggctactaaagataaacaactagatagtcagatcccacacataccaagcatttcaatcatacacacaatatgctcgatatgtgcaaatacaacgaagcatcacaacatgactctatgacacaagtactttatttaaggctcagggagccatacataacatacacaaaggtacgggtctcacgacccatcatacaagtcatacagtcatacaaaccagcagcggaagtacattgtctgagtacagacaactagtaaaataaaagaggcttggaaagcctagctatactacgtggtccatcacaagttcagggtcaccacctgggtctttagcctactcgttgatgtcaacgtctacatagaacccatcagaaggggttgcagcgtcttctgtaaaaatgtagattatagcaacatgagtacaaaggtactcagcaagacttacatcagatcctacatacatgcatagtgtcaagaagggttggtggagttattgcagcaagccagctttgactcttggctaggctatcctacgataccccaacttgaaatgttttgcgcacacgagtccactactcaccacttcaataccctaccgaggatccacctccatcttcctacggaagagccatcctcggcactcacacttatcttgagaattttagtagtttccatttacttgtctatgaactgtataggcaaccaagtagtcctttaccgcggacgcggctattcgaatagaccatgttaaccctgcaggggtgtacttcttcatacatgtttccaccacttagcgtctgcacacgacatgtgctcggcagacttcaaacgaaagccgacgtgggtgtagaccacgacctacctaaacacttaagcctctagtccaggtttatcgcctattcaggttccatccgcagggagtccggccgaggtttcccatacggccccgaacgatgtgaacagggttcccgagatacctaacgggtattcggtacaccgtgccacgtacctaccgcatcacagcccacccctacggtcagcgctgtccacagcctccagtaggctacaaacaccagaaactacttgcaactcctggacagagagctagggtgaataagaagtcgagcggggtcatatttcagggcccaatgcatggtagtagctgtgtcttaaatcacatatacagatctcagtgcttaaggtcggcttcaatgaaacaacccaccatgtactcctacatggcctctcatcgatacctttaccaaatcgtgttcaccacaccactctcattaccgacataatcatttcactctagcccatcacccagatgaaccagacctaacacgactctaagcatagcaggcatagcaaggtaggaacaacacatacatatggctcaatcaactcctacacatgctagtgggtttcatctagttactgtggcaatgacaggtcatgcagaggaaatgggttcaactaccgtagcacacagcagtttgaatcgcgttgtcttaatgcagtaaaagagagcaggagcgagaacatgagattgtatcgatatgatcaaatggttggttgcttgcctgatggttcgatgcactgatatggttcttcgttagggtaatcacggtactcctcgggggtagaacctgtcgcaaaggacatcgatactcaagcatcaccaaacaatgtgcaacaatatgatgcatgcatgaaacatggcaatatgagtgtgttgggctaatgcaactaaaaccagaagggtttgaacaaatttgaatcaaagattcaaatttcaaactccaaacatggccttttaaagtccttttccttgttctgcttaaaacatcaatttaacttgtttgatcatgcatgaaaatagtacagatggatagattggatttttctgatcatttttcatatataatttgtccaatttggagttacagaataaaagttatgaatttttgaagtttaaataatattctggaatatcctgatttaatttaaatccagaaaatcaattactgcgtcagcctgacgtcagtgtgacgtcagcaggtcaacggaacaggtctgggtcaaacctgacagtgggtcccgcatgtcagggtgattattttaattaaaatttaattaaaactaatcctgtttaattaacagggctgggccccacctgtcattgactcaggggagtcaaccagggcccacccgtggtcaaagtcaaagtcggctgccggcgtttagccgccggcgagcccgacgcggcggcggaagtggttttggccatttcggccaccaaatggaccgcggagaccaccggagtggagctgaggacaacccgcagctcttggcggagtccgttggggtcggggtggccggagtcgacgccggcgacgactttggcggccaccggggttcggccgaggatgaacttggcgctagaggggtcggtgaggctcgtggagtggctagctaggtgctgtgggactcggtgagcaagatggacaccatcttgtggccggagtgtggccggaaacacgtcggcgacgaggtccgcgacggcgcgtgcgggtgagcttggtgcgctcgctgtggtgctcgagagagagaaagagaggatggggaagttagcccagctcactgtggtcttgacggagaggacggcgtggtcggggacgagctgctgcggcggcgacggcgaaggggatctccggcgatggcggttcgggcgaggttggtgcggcggcttcgaggcacgcgagcgctcggggctcggctagctcgaaggagtagagggcggcggagcttctggacagggtggcgcggcatggagacgacggggagcacggctacgacggtggtgcggcgacggtggcgtcggccatggcgtgggagcgcgagggagaggagctgggggcgaatggaggtgtccaggagggtcggggcgcgacgtggagctcgtccaggccatcagggcggcgagagggggaggccgggcggcgtgcagctgcgtggcgagctgcggtgccgccgccgagcaccttggctgcctgcctggcaagccaagcagctcgctggagcggtggccgggctgggccggccaggtgggctggctggtgggcctgcggtggcgccaggtaggttttccccttttttttgtttctgtttttatttaatatatctgcaactttgttgaattaaataaaatacctaggcaacttcaaaaatcaccaaactattcctggcccatagttggattaattccaacatgaaacattttagtttggagatatttgagcatttaaatattttatattattttagatgcccaaattcaaatatttatgatttaattcaaaaaccctaggatggcctaggaaaatgtgcaccacttttggcagaggctctgaaccaaggcaaaaatgatgggcattttagaagggcatttcaggttcattgaaaaattattttagtaaccctagttggtttcagaggggactgggggttctgtcatccccatttcaagtttctgatgaaagagtaaacatgatgcaacactctaatgcatgactagctagggtgtgacaactcacccccactcaaaagaatctcgtcccgagatttgggtttctccgggaagaaggcgggatactcgagtcgaagacgatcctccctttcccaagttgcttcatcctcagaatggtgcgaccattgaaccttgagaaacttgatattatgacgtcgcgtggtacgttcggcttgatcgaggatacgaatggggtactctcgatatgtaagatcatcttggagatcaagcgtttcgtggtccacttcacggataggatccgagaagcaacgcctgagttgagaaacgtggaagacatcgtgaactctggagaggtgcggaggtagttccaactggtaggcaacttctcctcgtttggcaagaatgcgaaaaggtccaatgtaacgaggagccaatttgcctttgataccgaaacgatgggttcccttcagaggggtgacccgaagataagccttctcgtcaacctcgaaagtcatagccctatgttttcggtcatattgactcttttgacgagattgggctgttttcaacttttcacgaacgatacgaacttgttcttctgcttcctgaatcatatccgggccaaagaattttctttccccggtctctgaccagttaaggggtgttcgacatcgtcgtccatagagaacttcaaaaggggctttacccaagctagattgatagctgttgttgtaagcgaattcggcaaatggaaggcacttctcccagtccattccgaaagagataacagaggctcgaagcatgtcttctagaatctggttgacgcgttccacttgaccactcgactgagggtggaaagcggtgctgaaggagagacgggttcccatagcattttgaaaactttcccaaaatcgagaggtgaaaagacttcctcgatccgagttaatttccaaaggaacaccatgaagggacactattcgggagatgtataagtctgccagctgactagcggttatactctcacgaacaggtaggaaatgggctacttcggaaagacgatcgaccacgacgaaaatagcattattccctctcttggtcctgggaaaaccggtaatgaaatccataccaattttatcccatttccattcaggaatagctaaaggttgaagggtgccagcaggccgttgatgctctgct
This window contains:
- the LOC123129627 gene encoding protein CNGC15b → MACCGSRNVRFQNDLEVQQLKAISLEIPSTASKSHSKLPHDPRKCKLGSRVCPERPCRSIRDRVLSRAFSEELESLMHSGSHIFFDPRGRVIHLWNKIFLTACLLSLFVDPLFLYLTGTQQNMCIEFKHSLALMLSVIRSLLDVFYAAHICLRFRTAFIAPSSRVFGRGELVIQPYKIAMRYLSRAFWFDLITALPLPQFVIWVVVPMLKESATANRKDILRFSIIFQYLPRLFQIFPLTRQIVMATGAMTENAWASAAYNLILYMLASHVLGALWYLFSVQRQEACWREACNLEGPMCRTEFFDCNTVSSNRTIWYELSNITRLCTPDNSFYQFGIYAEAFNYKLTTSAFTQKYFYCFWWGLKNLSCLGQNLATSLYIGEISFAIVIGILGLVLFALLIGNMQSYLQATMIRLEEWRTKRTDMERWMHHRQIPQPLKQCVRRYQQYKWVATRGVDEEALLKDLPMDIRRDIKRHLCLDLVRRVPLFDEMDERTLEAICERLRPALYTRGTRLVRELDPVDSMLFIIRGYLDSYTTQGGRSGFFNSCRIGAGEFCGEELLTWALDPRPSEYLPRSTRTVRAVSVVEAFALVAEDLRFVASQFRRLHSARIRHRFRFYSHQWRTWAACFIQAAWRRHKRRRASMEHMMPQAGDGRAGGSVRCRRHSCDGRALKKPMEPDFTVEQEI